In a genomic window of Halobiforma lacisalsi AJ5:
- a CDS encoding DUF371 domain-containing protein, which produces MKEIVHARGHENVRAEHASTFEVTTDDYLTPAGDCILAIEADRAPADFDPEFVDACRDADATITVEIEADGHVDSVSGRGDPDLEFTNERSAVGRTSEYVDDRTIMLEAEFAAEGFDRDLVAALADGAEATVTFTVE; this is translated from the coding sequence ATGAAAGAGATCGTCCACGCTCGCGGCCACGAGAACGTCCGGGCCGAACACGCGAGCACCTTCGAGGTGACGACCGACGACTACCTGACGCCGGCCGGCGACTGTATCCTCGCCATCGAGGCGGACCGCGCCCCGGCGGACTTCGATCCCGAGTTCGTCGACGCCTGTCGGGACGCCGACGCGACGATCACCGTCGAGATCGAGGCCGACGGCCACGTCGACTCCGTCTCCGGCAGGGGCGACCCCGACCTCGAGTTTACGAACGAGCGCAGCGCGGTCGGGCGCACGAGCGAGTACGTCGACGACCGGACGATCATGCTCGAGGCCGAGTTCGCCGCCGAGGGGTTCGATCGCGACCTCGTTGCGGCGCTTGCCGACGGCGCGGAGGCGACGGTAACGTTTACCGTCGAGTAG
- a CDS encoding helix-turn-helix domain-containing protein — translation MTTIAELTLPTDGFALADTFRELPDLEVHVESVVAEGPCRTTPLVWFSNVEPDALEPALERDPSVDQYRRLLDETADEEWFYRLRYSGDVASICQAVYGHGGTVLGASVADDQWTLRLLFPLREELSDAVSDIEEQGTRVDVRRMVEAGADEDLETTAALTEPQQEAIAEAYRQGYYDVPREISLEELANELDISHQALSERLRRANRVLASEQLEDPTNGMVTDSH, via the coding sequence GTGACGACGATCGCCGAACTCACCCTCCCGACCGACGGGTTCGCGCTCGCGGACACGTTCCGCGAACTGCCGGACCTCGAGGTACACGTCGAGAGCGTCGTCGCCGAAGGGCCGTGCCGGACGACCCCTCTGGTCTGGTTCTCCAACGTCGAACCCGACGCCCTCGAGCCTGCCCTCGAGCGGGATCCGTCGGTCGATCAGTACCGGCGGCTGCTCGACGAGACGGCCGACGAGGAGTGGTTCTACCGGCTCCGGTACAGTGGAGACGTCGCCTCGATCTGCCAGGCCGTCTACGGCCACGGCGGGACGGTACTCGGTGCCAGCGTCGCCGACGACCAGTGGACGCTTCGGCTGCTGTTCCCGCTCCGCGAGGAGCTATCGGACGCCGTCTCCGACATCGAGGAGCAGGGGACACGAGTCGACGTCAGGCGGATGGTCGAAGCGGGGGCCGACGAAGACCTCGAGACGACGGCCGCGCTCACCGAGCCCCAGCAAGAGGCGATCGCCGAGGCCTACCGCCAGGGCTACTACGACGTTCCCCGGGAGATTTCGCTCGAGGAACTGGCGAACGAACTCGATATCTCCCACCAGGCGCTGTCCGAGCGCCTGCGCCGGGCGAACCGGGTGCTCGCCAGCGAGCAACTCGAGGATCCGACAAACGGGATGGTGACCGACTCGCACTGA
- a CDS encoding DUF5822 domain-containing protein — MPEPVETTDPDGVDYGWVMQVTFVLTILVGAPTVALLSIPADLPSWETRAEFAIRVGAVVWLVVSIAVFTYAKRRRD; from the coding sequence GTGCCGGAACCCGTCGAAACGACCGACCCGGACGGCGTCGACTACGGCTGGGTGATGCAGGTCACCTTCGTACTCACTATCCTCGTCGGCGCGCCGACGGTCGCCCTGCTGTCGATCCCCGCCGACCTCCCGTCCTGGGAGACGCGGGCCGAGTTCGCGATCCGCGTCGGCGCCGTCGTCTGGCTCGTCGTCTCGATCGCGGTCTTCACCTACGCGAAGCGACGCCGGGACTGA
- a CDS encoding endonuclease III domain-containing protein: MSEDQEPSVNISGGETGGGSVAEFDPATADTRAERVVDRLGELYWQKTYGGRDAFTCLVRTILSQNTSDKASQPAHDALIERYDAPDVDLAESLAGAEQSALAETISSAGLYNQKSEIIIETAEWVLEEFGSAAAFDAFVKDENPGTVRETLLEVRGVGPKTADCVLLFAGGRTGVFPVDTHVHRIYRRLGIAPADADHEEVRAVLEDEVPAAKCGFGHTATIQFGREYCTARKPACLEDPDACPMGDLCDQVGVYPETGEVVDPADD; the protein is encoded by the coding sequence ATGAGCGAGGACCAGGAACCGTCGGTCAACATCAGCGGCGGGGAGACCGGCGGCGGGAGCGTCGCCGAGTTCGACCCGGCGACCGCCGACACCCGCGCCGAGCGGGTCGTCGACCGCCTCGGCGAGTTGTACTGGCAGAAGACCTACGGCGGGCGGGACGCCTTTACCTGCCTTGTCCGGACGATCCTGAGCCAGAACACGAGCGACAAGGCGAGCCAGCCGGCACACGATGCGTTGATCGAGCGGTACGACGCCCCCGACGTCGATCTCGCGGAATCGCTCGCAGGAGCCGAACAGTCCGCTCTCGCGGAGACGATCAGTTCCGCGGGGCTGTACAACCAGAAGTCCGAGATCATCATCGAGACCGCCGAGTGGGTGCTCGAGGAGTTCGGCTCCGCCGCAGCGTTCGACGCGTTCGTCAAGGACGAGAACCCGGGGACGGTCCGCGAGACGCTGCTCGAGGTGCGCGGCGTCGGTCCCAAGACGGCCGACTGCGTGTTGCTGTTCGCCGGCGGCCGCACCGGCGTCTTCCCCGTCGATACGCACGTCCATCGGATCTACCGCCGTCTAGGGATCGCGCCGGCCGACGCCGACCACGAGGAGGTGCGGGCGGTGCTCGAGGACGAGGTTCCTGCGGCGAAGTGTGGCTTCGGCCACACGGCGACGATCCAGTTCGGTCGAGAGTACTGTACGGCGCGCAAACCGGCCTGTCTCGAGGACCCCGACGCGTGTCCGATGGGGGATCTCTGCGATCAGGTCGGCGTCTATCCGGAGACCGGCGAGGTCGTCGATCCGGCCGACGATTGA
- the gfcR gene encoding transcriptional regulator GfcR, producing the protein MKNVDDLIESAAELADRGLSKGEIADELNVSRETASWLVERSGATTRSNGRQQQQSADPESGGPQDIHVDWSAIGRDSKRMQYVASAMADLLAKHGEDVDLTIGIEKAGGPIATLVARDLETDLATYTPAKHQWEEGDIEDLGGTFSRNFAGIRDRECYVVDDTITSGTTMRETVEAIRAEGGEPLACVVLADKQGLEEIDGVPVYSLLQVISVGKDD; encoded by the coding sequence ATGAAAAACGTCGACGACCTCATCGAGAGTGCCGCCGAACTCGCTGATCGCGGCCTTTCGAAGGGTGAAATCGCTGACGAACTGAACGTCTCGCGCGAGACCGCGAGCTGGCTGGTCGAACGCAGCGGCGCGACGACGCGGTCGAACGGCCGTCAGCAACAGCAGTCGGCCGACCCCGAAAGCGGCGGCCCGCAGGACATCCACGTCGACTGGTCGGCCATCGGCCGGGACAGCAAACGGATGCAGTACGTCGCCTCGGCGATGGCCGACCTGCTCGCCAAACACGGCGAGGACGTCGATCTGACGATCGGTATCGAGAAGGCCGGCGGCCCGATCGCGACCCTCGTTGCCCGCGACCTCGAGACCGATCTGGCGACCTACACTCCCGCGAAACACCAGTGGGAGGAGGGCGACATCGAGGACCTCGGCGGGACCTTCAGCCGGAACTTCGCGGGCATCCGTGACCGCGAGTGTTACGTCGTCGACGACACCATCACGAGCGGCACGACGATGCGTGAAACCGTCGAAGCGATCCGCGCGGAAGGCGGCGAACCGCTCGCCTGCGTCGTCCTCGCGGACAAACAGGGGCTCGAGGAGATCGACGGCGTGCCGGTCTACTCGCTGCTTCAGGTCATCAGCGTCGGCAAGGACGACTGA
- a CDS encoding alkaline phosphatase family protein: MGLFDRLRGDGAPRVAFIGVDGVPYSLLVENEELFPNFAALADDGTAGEISSIVPPESSACWPSLTTGMNPGETGVYGFQDREVGTYDTYVPMGREVQATRVWDRVQEAGRQATVMNVPVTFPPQRNVQRMVSGFLSPDLEKAAHPEELREHLEDFDYRIDVDPKLGHEEDKADFIEDAHATVDARFEAFEHYIEQDDWDLFFGVFMTTDRVNHFLFKDYERDGEYKDEFIEFYQKIDDYVGRLREALPDDVTMIVASDHGFTSLDYEVHFNEWLREEGWLSFQSDDPEELGDIADDTKAYSFIPGRFYINLEGREPRGSVPEEEYDDVRDELKEAILELEGPDGNQVVERVVEKEAAFRGDHDDIAPDLVAIPNPGFDLKSGFKADSEVFTDGPRNGMHSFDDTALFIDDPDATIGDVDLLDIAPTILDLMDVEYSRGDFDGASLV; this comes from the coding sequence ATGGGTCTGTTCGATCGGTTGCGGGGCGACGGTGCCCCCCGCGTCGCGTTTATCGGAGTCGATGGTGTGCCGTACAGTCTCCTCGTCGAGAACGAGGAGTTGTTCCCCAACTTCGCCGCGCTCGCGGACGACGGGACGGCGGGCGAGATCTCGAGTATCGTGCCGCCGGAGTCAAGCGCCTGTTGGCCGTCCCTGACGACCGGGATGAACCCCGGCGAGACCGGCGTCTACGGGTTCCAGGATCGAGAAGTCGGGACCTACGACACGTACGTCCCGATGGGGCGTGAGGTCCAGGCCACGCGCGTCTGGGACCGCGTCCAGGAGGCCGGCCGACAGGCGACGGTCATGAACGTCCCCGTCACCTTCCCGCCCCAGCGAAACGTCCAGCGGATGGTCTCGGGTTTCCTGTCGCCCGATCTCGAGAAGGCGGCCCACCCCGAGGAGCTCCGAGAGCACCTCGAGGATTTCGATTACCGGATCGACGTCGATCCGAAACTCGGCCACGAGGAGGACAAGGCTGACTTCATCGAGGATGCCCACGCGACGGTCGACGCCCGGTTCGAGGCGTTCGAACACTACATCGAGCAGGACGACTGGGACCTGTTCTTCGGCGTCTTCATGACGACCGACCGCGTGAACCACTTCCTGTTCAAGGACTACGAGCGCGACGGCGAGTACAAGGACGAGTTCATCGAGTTCTATCAGAAGATCGACGACTACGTCGGACGCCTGCGGGAGGCGCTGCCCGACGACGTCACGATGATCGTCGCCTCCGACCACGGCTTTACCAGCCTCGACTACGAGGTGCACTTCAACGAGTGGCTCCGGGAGGAGGGCTGGCTCTCCTTCCAGAGCGACGACCCCGAAGAACTGGGGGACATCGCCGACGACACGAAGGCGTACTCGTTCATCCCCGGCCGCTTCTACATCAACCTCGAGGGCCGCGAGCCACGCGGGTCGGTCCCCGAGGAGGAGTACGACGACGTCCGCGACGAACTCAAGGAGGCGATCCTCGAGCTCGAGGGGCCGGACGGAAACCAGGTCGTCGAACGCGTCGTCGAGAAGGAGGCGGCGTTCCGCGGCGACCACGACGACATCGCGCCGGATCTGGTGGCCATCCCGAACCCCGGGTTCGACCTCAAGTCGGGGTTCAAGGCCGATTCGGAGGTCTTCACCGACGGCCCCCGGAACGGCATGCATAGCTTCGACGACACGGCCCTGTTCATCGACGACCCCGACGCGACCATCGGGGACGTCGACCTGCTCGATATCGCGCCGACGATCCTCGACCTGATGGACGTCGAGTACAGCCGCGGTGACTTCGACGGCGCGAGCCTGGTCTGA
- a CDS encoding transcription initiation factor IIB produces MTRSTRQRERTRETDETEDQEEVRACPECDSDNLVKDSDRGELICEDCGLVVEEEKIDPGPEWRAFNHQERQEKSRVGAPTTQTMHDKGLTTTIDWKDKDAYGRSISSKKRSQMHRLRKWQERIRTKDAGERNLQFALSEIDRMASALGVPRSVREVASVIYRRALKEDLIRGRSIEGVATSALYAACRKEGIPRSLEEISEVSRVERKEIGRTYRYISQELGLEMRPVDPKKYVPRFCSELELSEEVQTKANEIIEKTAEEGLLSGKSPTGYAAAAIYAASLLCNEKKTQREVADVAQVTEVTIRNRYQEQIEAMGIHG; encoded by the coding sequence ATGACACGGTCCACCCGCCAGCGGGAGCGAACGCGTGAGACGGACGAGACCGAGGATCAAGAGGAGGTACGGGCTTGTCCGGAGTGTGACTCGGACAATCTCGTGAAAGACTCCGATCGGGGGGAGCTCATCTGTGAAGACTGTGGGCTCGTCGTCGAGGAGGAGAAGATCGATCCCGGCCCGGAGTGGCGAGCGTTTAACCACCAGGAACGTCAGGAGAAGTCCCGCGTCGGCGCGCCCACGACGCAGACGATGCACGACAAGGGGCTGACGACGACGATCGACTGGAAGGACAAAGACGCCTACGGCCGCTCTATTTCCTCGAAAAAGCGCAGTCAGATGCACCGGCTGCGCAAGTGGCAGGAACGCATCCGGACCAAAGACGCCGGCGAACGGAATCTCCAGTTCGCCCTGAGCGAGATCGACCGGATGGCCTCCGCACTCGGTGTCCCGCGATCGGTGCGCGAGGTAGCCTCGGTCATCTACCGGCGTGCGCTCAAGGAGGACCTCATCCGTGGTCGTTCGATCGAGGGGGTCGCGACCTCGGCGCTGTACGCTGCCTGCCGCAAGGAAGGCATCCCGCGAAGCCTCGAAGAAATCTCGGAAGTCTCACGCGTCGAACGCAAGGAGATCGGTCGCACGTATCGCTACATCTCGCAGGAACTCGGCCTCGAGATGCGTCCCGTCGACCCGAAAAAGTACGTCCCACGCTTCTGTTCCGAACTCGAACTGTCCGAAGAGGTCCAGACCAAGGCCAACGAGATCATCGAGAAGACGGCCGAGGAGGGCCTGCTGTCGGGCAAGTCGCCGACCGGATACGCCGCCGCCGCGATCTACGCCGCCTCGCTGCTGTGTAACGAGAAGAAGACCCAGCGCGAAGTCGCAGACGTCGCGCAGGTAACCGAAGTGACGATCCGGAACCGGTACCAAGAACAGATCGAAGCGATGGGGATCCACGGCTAA
- a CDS encoding PadR family transcriptional regulator, with protein sequence MSEAQSITGEQSIARELTAFQNNILVILAKEPMYGLAIKRELEDYYGTEVNHGRLYPNLDELVELGLVEKSELDKRTNQYSLTDDGYEAVLDGVRWTLSKVVTGEDRADEIREIIDESY encoded by the coding sequence ATGTCAGAGGCACAATCAATCACCGGCGAACAGAGCATTGCACGCGAGCTTACAGCGTTCCAGAACAACATTCTCGTCATCCTCGCCAAGGAGCCGATGTACGGCCTGGCGATCAAACGGGAACTCGAGGACTACTACGGGACCGAGGTCAACCACGGCCGCCTCTACCCCAATCTCGACGAGCTCGTCGAACTCGGCCTGGTCGAGAAAAGCGAACTCGACAAGCGAACCAACCAGTACTCGCTGACCGACGACGGCTACGAGGCCGTCCTCGACGGCGTCCGCTGGACGCTCTCGAAGGTCGTGACGGGCGAGGACCGCGCGGACGAGATCCGAGAGATCATCGACGAGAGCTACTGA
- a CDS encoding DUF7108 family protein — MTDPESNDSSDASDAADVPEAPGPDGGEDDTGELPAEVVDEAERLTRLERTVPDEKEARAHADRRDDLLAEHDFTARVREDDGDDVLVLHPAEWLEDGVIRTDQVEDTSRAVELPLEGAGDPDDWDEVDAHNRELVAEVRERHGDVHGDNAAALADFVGNHYAKPIESLTAAELEEFRSEYFVRNAWPSEKQRDVIAESIELLYETAGEPVP, encoded by the coding sequence ATGACTGATCCCGAGTCCAACGACTCGAGCGACGCGAGCGACGCCGCCGACGTGCCCGAAGCGCCCGGCCCGGACGGCGGCGAGGACGACACCGGCGAACTCCCCGCCGAGGTCGTCGACGAGGCCGAACGACTCACGCGCCTCGAGCGAACGGTACCCGACGAAAAAGAGGCCCGAGCCCACGCCGACCGGCGCGACGACTTGCTCGCCGAACACGACTTTACGGCTCGCGTCCGCGAGGACGACGGCGACGACGTCCTGGTCCTCCACCCCGCGGAGTGGCTCGAGGACGGCGTCATCAGGACCGATCAGGTCGAGGACACCTCGCGGGCGGTCGAACTTCCGCTCGAGGGGGCGGGCGACCCCGACGACTGGGACGAAGTCGACGCCCACAACCGCGAACTGGTCGCCGAGGTCAGGGAGCGCCACGGCGACGTCCACGGTGACAACGCCGCGGCGCTCGCCGATTTCGTCGGCAATCACTACGCGAAGCCGATCGAGTCGCTGACGGCGGCGGAACTCGAGGAGTTCCGGTCGGAGTACTTCGTCCGTAACGCGTGGCCCTCCGAAAAACAGCGGGATGTGATCGCGGAGTCGATCGAACTCCTCTACGAAACGGCCGGTGAACCCGTTCCGTAG
- a CDS encoding inorganic diphosphatase has product MVNLWEDLETGPNPPEEIYAVVECLKGERNKYEYDKDVPGVVLDRVLHSNVHYPSDYGFIPQSYYDDEDPFDVLVLVEDQTFPGCVIEARPVALMKMDDDGEQDDKVIAVPTEDPRYDHIEDLEDIPQQTLDEIDEFFATYKNLEEGKEVETLGWEDREAAYDAIEHAQDLYEEHFE; this is encoded by the coding sequence ATGGTCAATCTCTGGGAAGACCTCGAGACTGGACCGAACCCGCCTGAAGAGATCTACGCCGTCGTCGAGTGTCTCAAAGGCGAGCGCAACAAGTACGAGTACGACAAGGACGTCCCCGGCGTCGTGCTCGACCGCGTGCTCCACAGCAACGTCCACTACCCCAGCGATTACGGGTTCATCCCGCAGTCGTACTACGACGACGAGGACCCCTTCGACGTGCTCGTGCTCGTCGAGGACCAGACGTTCCCCGGCTGTGTCATCGAGGCCCGCCCCGTCGCGCTGATGAAGATGGACGACGACGGCGAGCAGGACGACAAGGTCATCGCCGTCCCCACCGAGGATCCCCGCTACGACCACATCGAGGACCTCGAGGACATCCCCCAGCAGACGCTCGACGAGATCGACGAGTTCTTCGCGACCTACAAGAACCTCGAGGAGGGCAAGGAAGTCGAGACGCTGGGCTGGGAGGACCGCGAGGCCGCCTACGACGCGATCGAACACGCCCAGGACCTCTACGAGGAGCACTTCGAGTAA
- a CDS encoding HAD family hydrolase yields the protein MERYDLVYRLYDEYDTETLREYQEFVDVFPAVDSRAALEHWQSATEELEERKDEIRSDFAAGETFAEVASWADRDQAFTALDLEAKYGRAVNVLVLDVDETLRSAGGTDNEIPRETLHVLTEFHEAGVPIVICTGQTLENVKGFAIQGLGSEIVHSGELSIVYEAGTGVFTPGHGAETKQLLYEDLDEEIRTVFGDVRSRVLPEAPENLRRGCHLQGNEFNVTMKPNYETGSSQAREVIDEALVYLIDLLADAVGSAIDALDASDANGADDDDDGETTSIRDWTRSFYAGQDPEIRAVLEGQGAYPDLTEDPPSELVSVLERIDVAYYEADAAEIGSLELNKVVGVERALEVLGVDDPFALVMGDSKSDLRVMKWVAENDTGIAAAPEHASQDTLEHVLETDELVFDRGKSVDVLRTVYALNRLARLE from the coding sequence ATGGAACGATACGACCTCGTCTACCGGCTCTACGACGAGTACGACACCGAGACCCTGCGGGAGTACCAGGAGTTCGTCGACGTCTTCCCCGCGGTCGACTCGCGGGCCGCCCTCGAGCACTGGCAGAGCGCGACGGAGGAACTCGAGGAGCGAAAGGACGAGATCAGAAGCGATTTCGCCGCGGGCGAGACGTTCGCGGAGGTGGCCTCGTGGGCCGACCGCGACCAGGCGTTTACCGCGCTCGACCTCGAGGCTAAGTACGGCCGCGCGGTGAACGTGCTCGTCCTGGACGTCGACGAGACGCTGCGCTCGGCCGGCGGGACGGACAACGAGATCCCCCGCGAGACGCTGCACGTGCTGACGGAGTTCCACGAGGCCGGCGTCCCGATCGTCATCTGTACCGGCCAGACCCTCGAGAACGTCAAGGGGTTCGCGATCCAGGGGCTGGGCAGCGAAATCGTTCACTCCGGGGAGCTGTCGATCGTCTACGAGGCGGGAACGGGGGTGTTCACCCCGGGCCACGGCGCGGAGACGAAGCAACTGCTCTACGAGGACCTGGACGAGGAGATCCGGACCGTCTTCGGCGACGTTCGTTCCCGCGTGCTCCCAGAAGCGCCCGAGAACCTCCGGCGAGGGTGTCACCTCCAGGGCAACGAGTTCAACGTCACGATGAAGCCCAACTACGAGACCGGGTCCTCGCAGGCACGCGAGGTCATCGACGAGGCGCTGGTCTATCTGATCGATCTGCTCGCCGACGCCGTCGGCTCCGCGATCGATGCGCTCGACGCGAGCGACGCGAACGGCGCGGACGACGATGACGACGGGGAGACGACGTCTATCCGCGACTGGACCCGCTCCTTCTACGCCGGGCAGGACCCCGAGATCCGTGCCGTCCTCGAGGGCCAGGGCGCGTACCCGGACCTCACGGAGGACCCACCTTCGGAACTCGTCTCGGTCCTCGAGCGGATCGACGTCGCTTACTACGAGGCCGACGCGGCCGAGATCGGCAGCCTCGAGCTGAACAAGGTCGTCGGCGTCGAGCGCGCGCTCGAGGTGTTAGGCGTCGACGATCCGTTCGCGCTCGTGATGGGCGACTCCAAGAGCGATCTGCGGGTGATGAAGTGGGTCGCGGAGAACGACACCGGGATCGCGGCCGCGCCGGAACACGCCTCGCAGGATACCTTGGAGCACGTCCTCGAGACGGACGAACTCGTCTTCGATCGCGGGAAAAGCGTCGACGTGTTGCGGACCGTCTACGCGCTCAACAGGCTCGCACGCCTGGAGTGA
- a CDS encoding DUF4399 domain-containing protein encodes MTRTTTRRRYLAVSGSLGLTAVAGCADSGPGSGGMEDEDESNPDDANSDPETVDEIDHENPEGSVEFVQPEDGAEVTNPVAFEAEVEGLELEPAEEEDPEDGTGHLHVIVDQGCVEPGYVIPQDEGYHHLGDGESEIELDLEPGEYDLCLQASDGIHNAYGLTDESTIEVLEEDDSESENESENESADDENGDTNGNDTE; translated from the coding sequence ATGACTCGAACCACTACCCGACGACGATACCTGGCTGTCAGCGGATCGCTCGGTCTGACTGCAGTCGCCGGCTGTGCCGACAGCGGTCCCGGCAGCGGCGGAATGGAGGACGAAGACGAATCGAACCCCGACGACGCGAACTCCGATCCCGAAACCGTCGACGAAATCGACCACGAGAACCCGGAGGGATCGGTCGAGTTCGTCCAGCCCGAGGACGGGGCCGAGGTGACCAACCCCGTCGCGTTCGAAGCCGAGGTCGAGGGACTGGAACTCGAGCCCGCGGAGGAGGAAGACCCCGAGGACGGGACCGGACACCTGCACGTGATCGTCGATCAGGGCTGTGTGGAGCCAGGGTACGTCATCCCGCAGGACGAAGGGTACCACCACCTCGGGGATGGCGAGAGCGAGATCGAACTCGACCTCGAACCGGGCGAGTACGACCTCTGTCTGCAGGCCAGCGACGGGATTCACAACGCGTACGGTCTGACCGACGAGAGCACAATCGAGGTCCTCGAGGAGGATGATTCGGAGAGCGAGAACGAGAGCGAGAACGAGTCAGCTGACGACGAGAACGGCGACACGAACGGAAACGACACCGAGTAA
- the rnhA gene encoding ribonuclease HI, which produces MPVIECDVDEARDRLEEADVTVEPGNTDHERWRASRGSATAIAYDDKVVVQGSDPREIEALLREGGGRAHVYFDGASRGNPGPAAIGWVIVTGDGIVAEGSEEIGRATNNQAEYEALIAALEAARDYSYDDVRIRGDSELIVKQIRGEYDTNNPELREKRVTVHELLSAFDEWSIEHVPREVNDRADELANEALDG; this is translated from the coding sequence ATGCCGGTCATCGAGTGTGACGTCGACGAGGCACGAGACCGTCTCGAGGAGGCGGACGTGACCGTCGAACCGGGCAACACGGATCACGAACGCTGGCGTGCGAGCCGTGGCTCGGCGACGGCGATCGCTTACGACGACAAGGTCGTCGTCCAGGGGAGCGATCCACGGGAGATCGAAGCGCTGCTCCGGGAGGGCGGCGGTCGAGCACACGTCTACTTCGACGGTGCGAGCCGGGGCAACCCCGGCCCCGCGGCGATCGGGTGGGTGATCGTCACCGGCGACGGCATCGTCGCGGAGGGGAGCGAGGAGATCGGCCGGGCGACGAACAACCAGGCCGAGTACGAGGCGCTGATCGCGGCCCTCGAGGCCGCACGCGACTACAGTTACGACGATGTGCGGATCCGCGGCGACTCGGAACTGATCGTCAAGCAGATCCGCGGCGAGTACGACACGAACAACCCGGAACTGCGCGAGAAGCGCGTCACGGTCCACGAACTGCTCTCGGCGTTCGACGAGTGGTCGATCGAACACGTTCCCCGGGAGGTCAACGACCGTGCGGACGAACTCGCCAACGAGGCGCTGGACGGCTGA
- a CDS encoding HAD family hydrolase has product MTEYEAIVYDLDGTLVDLAVDWGRVTADVRAVYEDAGLERPGGDLWELLGAADDAGVRSAVESTIAAHEREGARSAPRLPRADELRDLEATVPVGVCSLNCERACRIALEEHGLLESVDAVVGRDTVATRKPHPEPLLETVRGIGASPDGTVFVGDSERDEVTARRAGTAFEYVDRQ; this is encoded by the coding sequence GTGACAGAATACGAGGCCATCGTGTACGATCTGGACGGCACTCTCGTGGACCTCGCGGTCGACTGGGGCCGCGTCACCGCGGACGTCAGGGCGGTCTACGAGGACGCCGGCCTCGAGCGGCCCGGCGGCGACCTCTGGGAACTGCTCGGTGCCGCGGACGATGCGGGCGTCCGGTCCGCCGTCGAATCGACCATCGCGGCCCACGAGCGGGAGGGAGCGCGGTCGGCACCGCGGCTTCCCCGGGCGGACGAACTCCGCGACCTCGAGGCGACGGTGCCCGTCGGCGTCTGTTCGCTCAACTGCGAGCGGGCGTGTCGGATCGCGCTCGAGGAACACGGGCTGCTCGAGTCGGTCGACGCCGTCGTCGGTCGCGACACCGTCGCGACCCGGAAACCCCACCCGGAGCCGCTGCTCGAGACGGTTCGGGGGATCGGCGCGTCGCCGGACGGGACGGTGTTCGTCGGCGATTCGGAACGCGACGAGGTAACGGCCCGGCGTGCGGGGACGGCCTTCGAGTACGTCGACCGGCAGTGA